A stretch of Cicer arietinum cultivar CDC Frontier isolate Library 1 chromosome 5, Cicar.CDCFrontier_v2.0, whole genome shotgun sequence DNA encodes these proteins:
- the LOC101512075 gene encoding LOW QUALITY PROTEIN: putative F-box/LRR-repeat protein 9 (The sequence of the model RefSeq protein was modified relative to this genomic sequence to represent the inferred CDS: inserted 2 bases in 1 codon; substituted 1 base at 1 genomic stop codon) — protein MASSLSDLPHQKRIILGIVREKNVLANVQNLSSAKQLWEKLEGLYQAKGISNRLLLKEQFHNLRMDEGQVIASGFRTTHGHWLALMQGVCSRPSKELKLDNTIGLGPNWLELPRDLTSKILHMLSAVEIVINARQVCPMWRNICKDHFMWRTIEMINGRKSPHDLEKICMFALDHGRNHVEEINIEYFASDELIKHIADRTGNLRRIRISKCLDISDKVMSDAAKKFSLLEELELSFNDLSKDSLEAIGENCPLLKILKFNRTYKGINCMSYKGFKXGKQAXTMPKLQHLQLWGNKLTNEGLVAILDGCPLLESLDLRFCYNIVLRGNLEKRCYENIKDLRHPNEYIDENDDDDDDFVYKFYCECRVRGSKGMKGKKITRMDYYKFH, from the exons ATGGCTTCAT CTTTGTCTGATCTTCCACATCAGAAAAGAATTATCCTTGGTATTGTTAGGGAAAAG aatgttcttgcgaATGTGCAAAATCTGTCATCAGCCAAGCAACTCTGGGAGAAGCTTGAAGGGTTATATCAGGCTAAGGGCATATCAAATCGGTTGTTGTTGAAAGAGCAATTCCACAATCTGCGCATGGATgaag gacaagttatTGCTAGCGGATTCAGAACAACACACGGGCATTGGTTGGCATTGATGCAAGGTGTGTG TTCAAGGCCATCAAAGGAACTCAAATTGGATAACACAATAGGGTTAGGCCCAAATTGGCTTGAACTTCCAAGAGATTTGACATCAAAGATACTTCACATGCTTAGTGCCGTAGAAATTGTGATTAATGCACGTCAAGTGTGTCCAATGTGGCGGAACATTTGTAAGGATCATTTCATGTGGCGTACCATTGAAATGATCAATGGACGCAAATCGCCACATGATTTGGAGAAGATTTGTATGTTTGCTCTTGATCATGGTCGTAATCATGTGgaagaaataaatattgaatattttgcTAGTGATGAGCTCATCAAACATATCGCTGATAG AACTGGTAATTTGAGACGCATAAGGATCTCAAAATGCTTAGATATTTCGGATAAAGTAATGAGTGATGCTGCCAAAAAGTTTTCACTATTAGAAGAGCTTGAACTTTCATTCAACGATCTATCTAAGGATTCTCTTGAAGCTATTGGTGAAAATTGTCCACTtttgaaaatattgaaatttaacaGAACCTACAAAGGCATTAATTGTATGTCATACAAAGGTTTCAAATGAGGGAAACAAGC CACAATGCCTAAGTTACAACATCTTCAACTTTGGGGAAACAAGCTCACAAATGAGGGTTTAGTTGCAATTCTTGATGGTTGTCCTCTTCTTGAATCTCTTGATTTGCGcttttgttataatattgttTTGCGTGGAAATTTGGAGAAAAGGTGTTATGAGAATATTAAAGATTTGAGACATCCAAACGAGTATATTGATGAAAATGACGATGACGACGatgattttgtttataaattttattgtgaatGTCGTGTTAGAGGTAGCAAAGGAATGAAGGGGAAGAAGATCACAAGGATGGATTATTATAAGTTTCATTAA
- the LOC101511761 gene encoding putative F-box/LRR-repeat protein 23 → MLCSCIMLSRSTKTTETKLSDLPRDAIASILHKLSGSMILTSARYVCSLWWNICKDPRMWHSIDIDTKHFSFARFDFVALEKICRYSVDKSLGYLTRINIEYFGTDILLQYIAVRAGQLRSIRLYKCEEISDKGLREFVMKFPQLEELDIAFTNISKESLEVIAKSCPLLKTLKYRSLVGEDIEENDEALIITHNMHELRHLETYGTMITNYGIIAILNGCPLLQYLDLRSGFHLDMSRGKFYGLAMRCYDWKES, encoded by the exons atgtTGTGTTCATGCATAATGTTGTCGCGTTCGACAAAGACAACGGAAACAAAATTGAGCGATCTTCCAAGAGATGCGATAGCTAGCATACTTCATAAACTTAGTGGCTCAATGATTTTAACAAGTGCACGTTATGTGTGCTCTTTATGGTGGAACATTTGCAAGGACCCTCGCATGTGGCACTCTATTGACATTGATACCAAACATTTTTCCTTTGCACGCTTTGATTTTGTTGCTTTGGAGAAGATTTGTCGATATTCTGTGGACAAAAGTCTCGGTTATTTAACGAGAATTAATATTGAGTATTTTGGAACTGATATTCTTCTCCAATACATAGCTGTTAG GGCAGGGCAGCTACGAAGCATAAGACTTTACAAATGCGAAGAAATTTCAGATAAAGGGTTGAGGGAATTTGTGATGAAGTTTCCACAATTAGAAGAGCTTGACATTGCATTTACTAACATATCTAAGGAATCTCTTGAAGTTATTGCCAAATCTTGCCCTTTGCTGAAAACATTGAAATATAGATCGTTGGTTGGAGAAGATATAGAGGAGAATGATGAGGCTTTAATAATAACACATAACATGCATGAGCTACGCCATCTTGAGACTTATGGAACCATGATAACTAATTATGGGATTATTGCCATTCTTAATGGATGCCCTCTTCTCCAATATCTTGACCTACGAAGTGGTTTTCATCTTGATATGAGTAGAG GAAAATTCTATGGTTTAGCAATGCGATGCTATGATTGGAAAGAATCATGA
- the LOC101512404 gene encoding LOW QUALITY PROTEIN: putative F-box/LRR-repeat protein 23 (The sequence of the model RefSeq protein was modified relative to this genomic sequence to represent the inferred CDS: inserted 1 base in 1 codon): protein MASSSIXSKKAKGEISTVPNWLEHITTNILQRLLTIDIVTSACLVCPLWWNICKDPLIWRTIRMSIPNYFHHPYPYYFGKICRYAVKRSCGHLENIYVEPFGSNSLLRCIAKKAYNLRRMRLVNCGAISDKGLSEAVRKLPLLEELDISNCNLSRRSVKVVGLSCPLLKSFKYSRTEYLYLGFDDDEIVVIAETMPGLLHLDIKGNSITDVGLTAILDGCPRLESLDVRLCFSLVVSGSLRKRCFQQIKQFLL, encoded by the exons ATGGCATCTTCTTCCA CCTCGAAAAAAGCAAAAGGTGAAATATCAACTGTGCCAAATTGGCTTGAACACATTACTACAAACATCCTTCAAAGGCTTCTTACCATTGACATTGTAACAAGTGCTTGTCTAGTTTGTCCTCTATGGTGGAACATTTGCAAGGATCCTCTCATTTGGCGCACCATTCGCATGTCCATTCCCAACTACTTTCATCATCCTTATCCATATTATTTTGGAAAGATTTGTCGTTATGCTGTTAAACGAAGTTGTGGTCATCTCGAAAACATTTATGTCGAACCTTTTGGATCCAATAGTCTCCTTCGATGCATAGCTAAGAa AGCGTATAACCTACGACGCATGCGGTTAGTAAATTGCGGGGCCATTTCGGACAAAGGATTGAGTGAAGCTGTAAGAAAACTTCCATTGTTAGAGGAATTAGACATTTCAAATTGCAACCTATCAAGGCGTTCTGTTAAAGTTGTTGGCCTATCGTGCCCTCTTTTAAAATCCTTCAAATATTCAAGGACAGAGTATCTGTATTTGGggtttgatgatgatgaaatAGTTGTTATTGCAGAAACAATGCCTGGACTTCTCCACCTTGATATTAAAGGAAATAGCATCACTGATGTTGGATTAACTGCTATTCTTGATGGTTGTCCTCGTCTCGAATCTCTTGACGTGAGACTATGTTTTAGTCTCGTTGTGAGTGGAAGTTTGAGGAAAAGGTGCTTTCAACAGATCAAACAGTTTCTGCTTTAA